In Acinonyx jubatus isolate Ajub_Pintada_27869175 chromosome A3, VMU_Ajub_asm_v1.0, whole genome shotgun sequence, a genomic segment contains:
- the LOC128311073 gene encoding uncharacterized protein LOC128311073, producing MLATGHRTVETLGKISPLSRLGRWENSPELTQPPGPPSRGRVGQQAVGVLVATRAPEKEAGGPEGSLLASPQWSFQGPLRAALCSQPGSLERAWSLGPPSQALQGHTPPQAKSQGLSPPARVSLGPRTPLRAVSLPAVTAPPDSCPAGSRLSVLSPCKSRPLLCDYSRLSLPHQAHPMPVHSARGQLPADSLALRCTCQLCPPQPPQSRFTLAVPHWQPECRCWMARFLEGSAGSMQPGRYQGEAYTHEQRPTEPGDLASRSVERDMVLEDLEECFRHKNTLDAIPSS from the exons ATGCTGGCCACAGGCCACCGAACCGTGGAGACTTTGGGAAAGATCTCACCATTGAGCAGGCTCGGGCGTTGGGAGAACTCACCTGAGCTCACCCAGCCCCCTGGTCCCCCGTCCCGGGGCAGGGTGGGCCAGCAAGCTGTCGGGGTCCTGGTGGCCACCAGGGCTCCGGAGAAGGAAGCTGGGGGACCAGAGGGCTCGCTCCTGGCCTCCCCCCAGTGGTCCTTCCAGGGGCCTCTGCGGGCAGCTCTCTGCTCACAGCCGGGGAGCCTGGAGAGGGCCTGGTCCCTTGGCCCCCCAAGCCAGGCTCTGCAGGGACATACCCCCCCTCAGGCGAAGTCCCAAGGTCTCAGTCCTCCCGCGAGGGTCTCCCTGGGCCCCAGGACCCCCCTCAGGGCGGTCTCCCTGCCTGCAGTGACGGCTCCACCTGACTCGTGCccggcaggctccagactcagcgtCCTGTCTCCTTGCAAATCTCGGCCCCTCCTCTGTGACTACAGCCGTCTGTCCCTCCCGCACCAGGCCCACCCGATGCCAGTGCACAGTGCCCGAGGTCAGCTGCCTGCGGACAGCCTGGCTCTCCGCTGCACCTGCCAGCTTTGCCCTCCCCAGCCGCCCCAGAGCCGTTTCACACTGGCCG TGCCTCACTGGCAGCCTGAGTGTCGATGCTGGATGGCCAGATTTCTGGAAGGTTCTGCAGGGAGCATGCAGCCTGGCAGGTACCAGGGTGAGGCCTACACCCACGAACAAAGACCTACAGAGCCCGGAGATCTGGCTTCCAGGAGTGTGGAGAGAGACATGGTCCTTGAGGACCTGGAGGAG TGTTTCCGACACAAAAACACCCTCGATGCAATACCGTCTTCCTAG